The following nucleotide sequence is from Falco naumanni isolate bFalNau1 chromosome 6, bFalNau1.pat, whole genome shotgun sequence.
CCAAAATGCTCTGAAAtaagccagcagctgctgcccatggAGCAGCAGTGACACAAACCCAGAGAGTGATGACAATCAGGGCCAGTGGCATTTATGTCAGATTTACAGTAGTAACACACTAGTGAGCAGGGGTGgccagagacagaaaaggggCTAGGAggtgaggaagggagggagaagtaaagaaagaggaatttttTGTGGCCATCCTGGTTGATATGTATACATTAGGGCAATTTACTGCTAAGGACAACTTTTGAAAGTATGATTCATTTGATTCACCAAACTGATATAAGCCACAATTTTGAAAAAAGggcaaaaacccaaaccaaaaccaaaaaaaagccccaaaaaaacaacaaaaacaacctaACAAATAAACCCCAACCACACTGCTTTACCCTCTCTCTGCCTGGAGTCACAGATAACAGAATGCAGATCCCACAATGCTGTAACCTACAAGCAACCCTTTTGGTCTTAGTGGGAGCTGAGACCCTCTAtcttccctccatccccagctgctggtggttCCCATTCTAAAATCCATAGCTTAATAACAGCAAGAAGCACTGTTTTCTAGAGGCAATTTGCTCAgatttggaaaggaaatgtcATGTTGAATTCCTGGTGTGCAAGGCGACTGTGGGATTTCTCCAGCAGGATGTTTGTAGGAGATATTTCCTCCCAGTGTCGCCTCCCCTACTAATTCCTACTAGGACTGGTAGCGAACGACTGGAGCAGCACACGTGCAGCCCACAGTGATGACTTTCTTCTCCAGATGGTaggtgggcaggcagccccgcTGCTCCCGACGGAGGACAAGGATCTCCTGTTGGATGGGGACGGAGTTGAGGCTGTGGTCCTCCTGCCCCAGTGGGTTCACACAGCTGGAGAGGCGGCACTTGGCGTCAGCGATCACCTGGGGGAAGCGGTTGGGGTCCTCGTCGagcctggggatggggacatgaATGTGTCTTATGCACTTGCATGACATGGTTTGGCAGGTTCTTCTGGTTTATCTCCATGGAAGTACCATAAGATTTACCCGTGTATCCTCACTATGAGACATGGGCAAAGAATTTCCTTATCCTTAACATTTTTAGAATGAATCCCTAGAAACTGAATAAATCTTGAGAACATAATCCTGCCAGACCGTTCCTTGGGAGTTGATGAATGCAGTGGAGCTAGGTGAAATACAGAACTGATTGCAAATGGActattcatttttctttgattttgttttaatttcagcattcaaaattttctttcagttaggaaaatgtaaaaatacagtgtACTGACgtctttgttttttctagagGAATAGTTTGTCTCATCATCATTTCAACCCCACTCAACACCACAGGCTTGGGACAGAgtggctgggaactgcccggtgggaaagggcctgggggggctggctgacagccagctgggcatgagccagctgtgtgcccaggtggccaaggtggccatcagcatcctggcttgtgtcagggatggcgtggccagcagggctggagcagggacctgcgctgggcaccggtgTGGCCGCCCCTCAAGCCCTGGGGTCCATTCTGGCCCCTCACTCCCAGACAGACACCAAGGGGGCAGAACatgtccagagccgggcagggggctggggaaggggatgggacAGTCCGATGCGGGGGATGAGGGaggtcagcctggagaggagggggctcagggggaccttCTCGCTTTCTACAGCTCCCTGGCAGGAGGTTGTAGATAGGTGGAGTTGGTCTCTTCTTCCAAGtaataacaagtgacaggacaagaggagatGGACTCAAGTTGCACCGGGAGAGGTTTAGACTGGAGATTAGGAAAAAGATTTTCACTGTAAGGGTTGACAAgcaccggcacaggctgcccagagaagtggttgTGTCACCATCCCCCGgggggtatttaaaagacatgtagatatAGCACTTAAAAACACAggttagtggtggacttggcagagCTAcattaacagttggacttgatcttaaaagtcttttccaacctaaatgattttgaTTCTACGACTGACAAAGATTGACAAAATGATTAGAAACTGTTCCAATGATGTCCCTTTGCACTGCAAACCATTCCTCTTGGAGAAATCTCACTCAACATCAAAACGTAAGCATGTGTCAAGAACTGTTTGCAATATTCACAGAACTCCAGGCATATGCTGAGAACTATCCATCATTCACCACCAAGAAAATCTGTGTAGTACAGCCTTGGCAATTTAGGTGCAACTAAACCATTACCTGTAATCCCAAGGAGCAAGAGACCGGTTCCTGACATCATGGACCATCCTAAAGGTATGATCTGAATTGCTGATACGAATGTTAACTTTCACCGTTGTAGGGAATTTGAGATCCTTTTGGTTCAGGCAATCTTCACTCAGCCTCAGGGAGCCACTGTCCTTGCTCGGTCGAGCATGAACTACCCTCCCACGGGGTGAGCACCTTACAGTGAGTGCGAGGACCAGCACCAAAAGCAGTGATTTGAACTGGAAGAGAGACAGGTGTCGTTAGCTCTGTTCAGTCAAGAGAGAGCACAAAAAGCAGAGTCTTGACTAGCCTGGACCATTAATGGACCATCTTCATACTTATGTCTGGGTAAGATGGGCCAGCATGAGCAAATGGCACAACGATGTTAATAATACCCATCACAAATTCTGATGAACTCTTGATGTTGCTAAACTCTGGTGCAAATTCTAATTCATAGTTGACTCTGCACCAAGAAGAGCATCTCTCCAACAAGTTATGAAAGGTCCTCCTCCGCAGCCAAACAGCGATGTCTTATGATCTACGAGGTGGGATAAGGCCTCAGCTGACCCCATGCCTAGGCTTAGAAAGCCATATGCTTTCTCAGGACAGGAAAGGCTGGCCACCTAGCAGCCACCTGCTGGAAATAACCCTTTTCTTGCTGAAATCTGAGATTCTTGAGCCATTTCCAGGAGGCAGAATTTAGGAAGACAGATAAATGCAAAGCTTTTAAGAAAGTCACAGGAGTTGACAGTGCTGCAAATACTACCCAGGTTGAAAAAGTTGAAACTTAAATCCACTGACATTCCCTGCACAGTTTTGATAGCACATTGTCTGAGAAAAGGACTGTCCCTCCAAATCCCACAACAGCAGTGCTACCTTTACAGATAAAACCGGGATAGTCCATCGCCTCCTTGTCACTCCAGCATCACACCCATTTGCAAAAGCTCAGGACAGAAAGCTGTATCAGACAACCTCAGCATCCAATTCAGCTCCCACTAAGACCAAAAGGGTTGCTTGTAGGTTACAGCATTGTGGGATCtgcattctcctttttttctcgCAGCAAGTATATCCTAATGCTTACACCAAATATAACTACTTACCACTGCAGCATAGCTGGCACAAGTCATGGCGACCTCTCTGCTGCTTTAGGCGGATGCACACGGTGACAGAACACAAGAATTCTCCTTCTCAAAGACCTATTCCGTGTGTGTCAAAGCCAGCTGTGGTCTCCTTTTTGTAGTGAAGTTCAACCACTACCATCCTTTCCATTGCAGCATAGCGCTGGCTTACCTGACCCAACTTTAGGAGctgatatttcattttctagCCCACTTCCTTCCGTCTGCCTCCACAAAGAGGAGGGCAGATACTGTGTCATCAGAATCCCAAATCAACCAATACAGTTTATTCAGACAgataagggaagaaaaggagaaaaaaaaaatagttcaggcagatatattttttttcccttcccacccccacttTCTAATATTAGTGTTCTCTCACCAGAAACACATCTGTGGATGCACTTCCACGTGCTTCACATAAACCAGATAGCAGAGATCAGCAAGCTGCAGTCAGGCACCCAACAAGGGTTTCAAAATGAGGACAGCGCATGGAACTTCACACTTAATCTCCATTTACTTGAATTGCACAATCCACCCCCATCTCATCTCGGGGATTCCTGTTCTGCGGTGATCTGGCAGGGGAAGAGCAGATCTCCAGGGGAATTCCTCCTGGGGTACCTCAGGGTACCAGAAGCTGGGATGCTTTCGCACTCATTGCTGAGGTCCCATGTCGACGTGTTCTGGACAGCTCTTTGAAAAATTTATGCATGTCCTGTAAGGGCCCTGAGGGCACTAACAAGCCTTCCTGGTCTTGACCAGTATCGCCATGGGTTTCCCTCCACAGCCCATCACCAGAAGCCTCATTTCAGTTCAGCTTTGGGTCTGCCTGAGCTATGCCATAGCAGTGCTGGCTTCTTGCCCCTTCTCTGGCCTTGTCTACAGAATGGACCTTGAAGTACCATTTCTCCTGGCTGGACTCCTTGGGCATACATGGT
It contains:
- the LOC121090767 gene encoding interleukin-17F-like, which translates into the protein MTCASYAAVFKSLLLVLVLALTVRCSPRGRVVHARPSKDSGSLRLSEDCLNQKDLKFPTTVKVNIRISNSDHTFRMVHDVRNRSLAPWDYRLDEDPNRFPQVIADAKCRLSSCVNPLGQEDHSLNSVPIQQEILVLRREQRGCLPTYHLEKKVITVGCTCAAPVVRYQS